A segment of the Pedobacter faecalis genome:
GCGCAGGGTGCCTGCCAGTCCACATTCGTCACTTTTTCCATGCTTTCAATTTCCGCTGGGAAAAGCTGTATCAGGCTTTGCGCGCCATAAAATAATCCAGCCGCTTTATTGGCTTTGATGGTAACCTTTTCAGGCGTCACATTAAGCTGGTAACCTTCATCGCCCAGCGCCGGGCTGGCCCGGTTATTCAGTTCCAGCACAATAACCGGTCGCTCTGCGTGCTGTACCACGGAAACGAAACTGCCCGTTGGTTTAGAAAAACGCTCCTGTAAAAACGCCGTCACCTGTTTTAGTTCAGGGAGCGCGGGCGACTGTATCACAACGTTTTCAGGCAATATAAAGTAACCTTCCAGCTTAGTAACAGATACAGGTTCAGGTATAATGGCGATTTCTGGCTTTGTCTGTGCATTACTTTGAAAAGCCAGCGTTAAGAGACAAGCAAGGATAAGGAGTTTTTTCATAATGTCACGTAATTCGTAAAAATAGTCATAAATTCCGAACCCTTCACTTCAATGCATCAAGAACTGCAAATAGTTTGCTTTTAATACCAGATCCTGAGTAGTTGTTTACATTAATAACGACAACGTATTTGCGACCGGCACCGCTCGTATGGTATCCTGCATAAGCTAATACATCGCTAATGGTTCCACTTTTCAACCTCATGCCATTATTCAGAGGCAGCGATTTTAAAAAGTCTGTAAACCAAGGCGCTGATTGCGCCCGGTACAGAACCGTAGCCATTGCGGCCGTCGACACCCTGTTAGCCGGACTCAGGCCGCTTCCGTCAAGCATCTTTAACGAGCCGCGCGCCACGCCTCGGCCGACCCAGTGATTTACAATTAAGTCAACGCCAGCTGCCGTTGTAGCCTTTTTACCGGCTTTCCAGGCTAGGGTACGTATGAGATGCTCGCCGTACAGGTTAATGCTTTTCTGATTGAACAAATAAACAATATCCGCTAAGGAAGGGGAGTTCAACGTTACCAGCGCTCTTCCAGCAGCCGGAATTTCTTCCCCTGCTAAAGTGAGGCGCCTTCCGGTACTCGGATCCCCCGTCGCCGGAATACCCAACCGGCTCAAGGTGTCCCGCAACCGCAGCGCAGCATCATAAGCCGGTTCGGGCAATGCCACTGAAATTCCTGACTTCGCGATCCCTGAAGCCCAGGTACCGCGCAAATAGGCGGTATTCGACAGCGGTGGGAGATAGGCATACACCTGATCCCCGGAACCCCTTGCTCCGCTTGAGATCTCATTGACGATCCGGATGTATGGCATTTCCGGTACAATGCGGGTTACCGACACTTTGCCGCCGATGGTTGACAGATGGATGTCAAATTGATTTTCCCTCCAGCTCAGGCCCGAGGCAGCCGCTCCATAGTAGTTTCCAATATCTTGCCATATCCAGCCATCCGGCGTCTGTGGCGATCCCCAGACCAGGTCGTCACCGATGATGCGGCCGGTTATTTTCCTGATCCCAGCTTGCCTCACCGCCGTTACCCACTGGTCCAGAACGTTCTTTTCCTTCGTGTTCGGATAACGCCAGGAGCCTAGGGTCGGGTCGCCACCACCTTTGATGATCAGGTCGCCCTGCAATGTGCCGTCGGGGCTGATGCTTCCCGAATAAACCAGACTTGTGCTGTATCGGAAATCCGGGCCTAACAGTTCCAGGGCAGTTGCTGAAGTGATGGTCTTTAGTGTCGATGCGGGTGCCAGCCCGATGTCCTCGTTCTTCGCAAAGATTTTGTCGCCGGTACTTGCATCAAGAATACAGATCGAACTGATCGCATGCCTGGTTTGCGGGTCGTTTTCAAAGTCAGCAAAAGCTTTCCTAAGGCGCTCCGAAGGAGCCTGCGCCAGAAGAGCACCGTTAAATACTGCTATAAAAAGAATAGAGGTCAGGAGTTTTTCAAACATAAGATTATAAAAACAAAATGCAGGACTGGTTTTCCAGCCCTGCATCAATTAACGCACCATTCCGGCGCTGATTCTAATTAAATTAAGTCATTCTTCACCAGGTATTCAGCGATCTGTACAGCATTTGTGGCAGCGCCTTTGCGCAGATTGTCTGCCACAATCCACATGTTCAGTGTTTTAGGCTGAGACTCATCCCGGCGTATACGTCCCACAAAAACTTCATCCTTTTCATGCGCATCTTTAGGCATTGGATACTTAAGATTGGCTATGTCGTCAACCACAATAATGCCTTCCGATTCTTCAAGGATGTTTCTTACCTCTGCAAGGTCAAAATCGTTCTCGAACTCAATGTTCACCGACTCCGAATGTCCGCCCATTACCGGAATGCGTACCGTTGTAGCGGTTACGCGGATGCTATCGTCGCCCATAATCTTATTGGTCTCCAATATCATCTTCATCTCCTCTTTGGTGTATCCATTATCCTGGAATACGTCAATATGTGGAATAACGTTCAGGTCGATTTCATATGCATAGGCTTTAGGGCCATCTTTAACACCATTACGCTCATCCATCAACTGGTCTACAGCCTTAACGCCTGTTCCTGTCACCGATTGATAGGTAGATACCACAACCCGTCTGATTTTATATTTGTCATGAAGTGGCTTCAAAGCAACCACCATCTGTATTGTCGAACAGTTGGGGTTTGCAATGATCTTGTCGGCCTTTGTAAGTACATCAGCGTTTACTTCAGGGACAACCAGTTTTTTGTCAGGGTCCATACGCCATGCCGATGAATTATCGATCACTGTAGTTCCCACCTCCGCAAACCGTGGCGCTTCCTGCAAAGAGGTACTTCCGCCAGCAGAAAAAAGTGCAATGTCCGGTTTCATCGCAATAGCTGTATCCATATTTACAACAGCATACTTCTTACCCTTGAAAGAAATTTCCTTGCCAACGCTCTTCTCAGAAGCTACAGGGATCAATTCGGTCAACGGAAAATTACGCTCTTCCAATACTTTTAACATTACGGTACCAACCAGACCGGTTGCACCTACTACTGCGATTTTCATGATTTTTTTATAATTGTTTAAATTGTGTTTGGGCCTCGGCTTTTTGCAGATGACCCGGTTAGTTGTTTTTTAGTTTAATGAATAGTGTTCAATAATAAGTGGGCAAATATCAGCATTTTTTCTAATATAATGGCCTAACGCGCTTATTATAAACGAAAAGGGAAGTGACCTTTCCGACCACTTCCCTTGTTTATCTCTGTTTTAATGTTTTTATAACAGTTGGTGGTCTACATAATCAAAACTCTTCTTAATACTTACATAAGGATCAATGGAGAAGTTTTCCTGCTCAACGATGGCGTGTTTCAAGCCTGCAAGTTTAGCGTGTTTAAAAATGGTTTTGAAGTCCACTTTTCCGTCGCCAACTTCCGTATTAAGCGTGTTGTCCGCCTTATCCATATCTTTCACATGCCACATGACGAAACGTCCGGGATGCTTGTCAAATAAGTCCTTTGGATCCAGTCCTGCACGTACTACCCAATAGAGATCCATCTCAAACTGCACCTGGTCTTTGTCTGTTTCCTCAAGAAGAATATCATAGCCAGTCCTTTCGCCATGCCTCTGAAATTCGAAGTCATGGTTATGGTAAGCAAGCTGAAGGCCCGACTGTTTACATAGTGCTGCTGCCTCGTTAAGACGTTCGGCAACCCGTTTGTAGTCTTCAGCGTTCGATCGCAGAGACTGATCCAGGTAAGGACAGGTCAGATAAGACATATCCAGTCCTGCAGCCCCTTCTATCAGCGTCTTCAGCTCTTCTGTATCGCCCGTTTTGATATAATTATCCAGCCCGAAGTGTCCGCTAGGCGCCTTTAAGCCGTTTGCCTCCAGAAGCGATTTGAAAGACTTAATGTCCATCCCCCAGAACTTCGATTCAGCGGTGTAGCCATAAGTTTCTACCTCCCGGTAGCCGGCGGCGGCGACTTTCTCAATAACCCCTTTTACGTCTTTAGGCAGCAAATCCCTCAAGGTATAGAGTTGCAGTCCAACCACGTTATTTTTCGCAGCTGAGCAGGCGAATCCTGGTAATATTGCCGCACCTGCTAAAGCGATAGCGCTTTGCTTTATAAATGTTCTTCTGGAGTTCATAGATCGATTAAACATCACAAATATTAACAGCTTCTTTGAGCGACTGGAATTTGTCTTGCTTTTTAGGCAGAAACTCTTGTGCCAGATATCCTTTAAAGCCCGTCGCAACAATGGCTTTGATGATTGCGGGGTAGTTTAACTCCTGGGTTTCATCCAGCTCATTTCTTCCCGGGACACCAGCGGTGTGGTAGTGGGATATGTATTGATGGTTATTCCTTATCGTACTGATCACGTTACCCTCATCGATCTGCATATGATAGATATCGTACAACAGCTTGAAGTGCTCAGAACCCAGGCGTTTGCACAATTCAACGCCCCAGGGTGTATTGTCGCACTGATAGTCTTTATGGTCTACTTTACTGTTCAGCAGTTCCATCACAAGGATCACATTGTGCTTTTCGGCAATGGGTAATACTTGCTTCAATCCCTCCACGCAATTCTTCCAACCGGTCTCATTATCTTTACCCCGTCTGCGCCCGCTAAAACAGATCAACTGCTTGTAGCCTGCAGCAGCAACCTTCGGAATCATTTCTGAATAGTTTTTAATAAGCTGCGCATGAAACTTCGTATCATTCCATCCGTCGTCCAGATTAAGTTCTGCGCCATTGCAAAGGGACGAATCAAGACCATGTTTTTTAAGCGTCGCCCAATCGTTCGGACCAACCAGATCGATAGCTTTAATGCCGATCCTTTTTGCTTCGATACACAATGTGTCAAGGTCTACGCCCCCAAAGCACCAGCGACATACAGAATGATTTACGTTTCCTTTCAAAGCCCGCGAGATATTCGTTTCTGAATCTAGTGCCAGCGCTGGCAATGCTGCCGAAACACCTAAGGCGGCAGTTCCGGCAACAATATTTTTCAATGCAGTTCTTCTGCTGTTCTCTGGATTCATCTTGGTATTATTAAGACACCGTAGTTGTTTCAGCTTTGTTATTGTCTTTAAAAAGGAGCAGGAACAACAGGGCTACTCCGGCAGAAATGGCCGCAGGAACAATCCATATGCTATACCAGTCGTGACCGCTGCCAACGACATGATCATCTACCACCATACCTGAAATGATAGACCCAATAAGCATACCCACACCGTACGTAGCCAGGGTGATAAAGCCCTGTGCTGCACTCTTGAAGCGATCCCCCGCCAGCCTGTCTGTATAAATCTGTCCGGTTACAAAGAAAAAGTCATAGCAGATACCATGCAGAACAATCCCTCCAATCAGCATCCAGTAATTCGCATCAGCATTTCCGAAGGCAAAGAAAAGATACCGCACTACCCAGGCGATCATACCGATGGCCAGCATCTTTTTCACGCCAAGCCGCACAAAGAATAGGGGCATCAAAAGCATAAACAACGTTTCTGAAACCTGTCCCAGCGATTGGACGCCGGCGGCACCTTTCATACCAACCTCATTAAGGAAAGGATTGGTGAAATTATAGTAGAAAGCCAGTGGTACACAGATCGCAACGGAGGAAAGGAAAAAGATCAGGAAAGATCTGTTTTTCAATAAGCCAATTGCATCCAGGCCGATGATATCGCCAAAGCTGGTTTTCTCGCCCTTCTTAACAGGAGGGGTATGTGGTAATACAAAACTGAAAAGGCCCAGGATCAGCGAAGCTATTGCGGCCATTTTAAAGGTAAGCACTAAATTGCCGTCCTGCTCCCAGTTAAGCCAGCCAATAGTCAAACCGGCTACTATCCATCCAATCGTCCCAAATACACGGATAGACGGGAACTCTTTTCCCGGATCTGTCATCTGCTTAAATGAGATAGAATTAACCAAGGCCAGGGTAGGCATATACGCAATCATATATCCTAGGATGAAAGGGAAAAAACTGTCAAAATCCAGTGCATCAGCAGCAAACCATAATAATGCGGCACCAATAAGGTGCAATACGCCAAGTATGCGCTGAGCAGCAAAAAATTTATCGGCAATCAATCCTATGATAAAAGGAGCAATGATCGCGCCCAGCGACTGCGTGCTGTAAGCGGAGCCGATATCAACACCCCCGGAAGACAGGTTCTTCCCAAGGTATGTACCCATTGTAACAAACCAGGAGCCCCAGATGAAAAACTCCAGGAACATCATGGTCGATAATTTAATTCGGTTGTTTAAGTTCATATTGGTTTTTTGGTTAAATTTCTTTTACAACTCCTTGATCATGATGTTGCGGTACCAAACATCATCACCATGATCCTGAAGTGCGATCTTACCAGATTTAAAAGTACCCCAGTTTTCCCAGCCTTTAAACTTGCTTTGCGCGATCAGTTGTTTCCAGTTTTCATCCCATAACGTAGTGGAAACGATTTTAACACCGTTCAAATAATGCTCAAGCTTGCCGTTCTTACTGATGATCTCCGCGGTATTCCATTGTCCAACAGGTTTTACAGGTTCTGAGCTGCTCTTAATTACATCATAAAGATCTCCGGCGCGGTGCTTTGGGTACTTTCCATCAGGGTGACCCTCGTTGTCAATCACCTGCATCTCCAAGCCTGTGCTGTAGGTCGCACCATATTTAGCCTTGTCTTCGTGTACATAATAAATAAGTCCGCTATTAGCGCCTGGAGAAACTTTCCAGTCATATTTCAAATGGAAATTGCTGTATTCTTTATCTGTTACCAGGTCTCCGCCTCCATTGCGCGGACCCTTAGAGTTCAGGTACAGCGCACCATCCTGG
Coding sequences within it:
- the dacB gene encoding D-alanyl-D-alanine carboxypeptidase/D-alanyl-D-alanine endopeptidase — protein: MFEKLLTSILFIAVFNGALLAQAPSERLRKAFADFENDPQTRHAISSICILDASTGDKIFAKNEDIGLAPASTLKTITSATALELLGPDFRYSTSLVYSGSISPDGTLQGDLIIKGGGDPTLGSWRYPNTKEKNVLDQWVTAVRQAGIRKITGRIIGDDLVWGSPQTPDGWIWQDIGNYYGAAASGLSWRENQFDIHLSTIGGKVSVTRIVPEMPYIRIVNEISSGARGSGDQVYAYLPPLSNTAYLRGTWASGIAKSGISVALPEPAYDAALRLRDTLSRLGIPATGDPSTGRRLTLAGEEIPAAGRALVTLNSPSLADIVYLFNQKSINLYGEHLIRTLAWKAGKKATTAAGVDLIVNHWVGRGVARGSLKMLDGSGLSPANRVSTAAMATVLYRAQSAPWFTDFLKSLPLNNGMRLKSGTISDVLAYAGYHTSGAGRKYVVVINVNNYSGSGIKSKLFAVLDALK
- a CDS encoding aspartate-semialdehyde dehydrogenase, which encodes MKIAVVGATGLVGTVMLKVLEERNFPLTELIPVASEKSVGKEISFKGKKYAVVNMDTAIAMKPDIALFSAGGSTSLQEAPRFAEVGTTVIDNSSAWRMDPDKKLVVPEVNADVLTKADKIIANPNCSTIQMVVALKPLHDKYKIRRVVVSTYQSVTGTGVKAVDQLMDERNGVKDGPKAYAYEIDLNVIPHIDVFQDNGYTKEEMKMILETNKIMGDDSIRVTATTVRIPVMGGHSESVNIEFENDFDLAEVRNILEESEGIIVVDDIANLKYPMPKDAHEKDEVFVGRIRRDESQPKTLNMWIVADNLRKGAATNAVQIAEYLVKNDLI
- a CDS encoding sugar phosphate isomerase/epimerase family protein, with protein sequence MNSRRTFIKQSAIALAGAAILPGFACSAAKNNVVGLQLYTLRDLLPKDVKGVIEKVAAAGYREVETYGYTAESKFWGMDIKSFKSLLEANGLKAPSGHFGLDNYIKTGDTEELKTLIEGAAGLDMSYLTCPYLDQSLRSNAEDYKRVAERLNEAAALCKQSGLQLAYHNHDFEFQRHGERTGYDILLEETDKDQVQFEMDLYWVVRAGLDPKDLFDKHPGRFVMWHVKDMDKADNTLNTEVGDGKVDFKTIFKHAKLAGLKHAIVEQENFSIDPYVSIKKSFDYVDHQLL
- a CDS encoding hydroxypyruvate isomerase family protein, producing the protein MNPENSRRTALKNIVAGTAALGVSAALPALALDSETNISRALKGNVNHSVCRWCFGGVDLDTLCIEAKRIGIKAIDLVGPNDWATLKKHGLDSSLCNGAELNLDDGWNDTKFHAQLIKNYSEMIPKVAAAGYKQLICFSGRRRGKDNETGWKNCVEGLKQVLPIAEKHNVILVMELLNSKVDHKDYQCDNTPWGVELCKRLGSEHFKLLYDIYHMQIDEGNVISTIRNNHQYISHYHTAGVPGRNELDETQELNYPAIIKAIVATGFKGYLAQEFLPKKQDKFQSLKEAVNICDV
- a CDS encoding nucleoside permease, whose translation is MNLNNRIKLSTMMFLEFFIWGSWFVTMGTYLGKNLSSGGVDIGSAYSTQSLGAIIAPFIIGLIADKFFAAQRILGVLHLIGAALLWFAADALDFDSFFPFILGYMIAYMPTLALVNSISFKQMTDPGKEFPSIRVFGTIGWIVAGLTIGWLNWEQDGNLVLTFKMAAIASLILGLFSFVLPHTPPVKKGEKTSFGDIIGLDAIGLLKNRSFLIFFLSSVAICVPLAFYYNFTNPFLNEVGMKGAAGVQSLGQVSETLFMLLMPLFFVRLGVKKMLAIGMIAWVVRYLFFAFGNADANYWMLIGGIVLHGICYDFFFVTGQIYTDRLAGDRFKSAAQGFITLATYGVGMLIGSIISGMVVDDHVVGSGHDWYSIWIVPAAISAGVALLFLLLFKDNNKAETTTVS
- a CDS encoding 3-keto-disaccharide hydrolase: MKQYIFSALSALAITAMMGCSSTKSQTSTKGFTPLFDGKTTTGWHTYGKTTAGSKWEIQDGALYLNSKGPRNGGGDLVTDKEYSNFHLKYDWKVSPGANSGLIYYVHEDKAKYGATYSTGLEMQVIDNEGHPDGKYPKHRAGDLYDVIKSSSEPVKPVGQWNTAEIISKNGKLEHYLNGVKIVSTTLWDENWKQLIAQSKFKGWENWGTFKSGKIALQDHGDDVWYRNIMIKEL